The nucleotide window AAGCATAAGCACCTTCCATTCTCTCTTTACCAACTCTGTCTGCAGCCCAATACATGTCTGAGGTTGCATGTGTAGGTTGTACTGATGGTAAGATGTTATCGAAATTTTTAAAATCTTCTGGACTGATAATTTGTGCATGTTCTATTCTCCAACGTCTATTTTTTTTATTTTTTAAAACATCTTTATAAGTTTTTACTAACCAAGTATTAGCAGAATCTCCAATTGCATGTGTGTTCATTTGAAATTCAGAAGCAGCAATTTGTCTTGCAATTTCTTGATATCTTTCAGGACTATAAATCAAAGCTCCATAATGATTATCTCTATCTGAATACGATTTTCTCATAGCAGCACCTCTAGAACCTAAAGCTCCATCACCATAAACTTTGAATGATCTTACATTTAGGTAATCTGTTTTATAAGTTCCCTTATTTAAATAGTAATCAATTTGTTCTTGTTTATCACCAGAAATCATAGCGTAAATTCTCATTTTTAACTTTTTGCTATTTTGCAATTCATCAATAAGTTCTATGGTGTTTCTGTCTAAACCAGCATCATCTACAGTGGTTAATCCATAAGAAAAACAGATGTCTTGCGCATCTAGTAAACCTTTAATGGCAACTTCTTTAGAAACTGAAGGTAGCTTTATAAAATCCATTGCAGCATCAATTAAAACTCCAGTAATTTTACCATCCTTTTTAATGATTTCTCCACCAGAAACTTCTGTTTCATTTGTAATTTCTGTTAAATCTAAGGCAGCTTGATTTACTAATAGTGCATGACCATCAACCCTAGTTACTGCAACAGGTGTTGTAGGAAATAGCTCATCTAATTTCTCTTTAGTAGGAAATTCTTTTATTTCCCAATCATTTTGATCCCAACCACGACCTGTAATATAGGTAGTGTTTTTTTCTTTTTGAAACGCTACTAATTTTTGAAGCACATCATCATAACTAGTTGTGCCCTCCAAATCTACTTTCTGTTGTTGTAAACCCATTCTATAAAAATGACAATGAGCATCAATTAAGCCAGGAACAATAGTTTGGTTTTTAGCATCAATAATATTGTCTGATTGGTATTTATCTTCAATTTCTGAAGTAGTACCCACAGCAATAAATTTACCATCTTTAATCGCAAATGCTTCTTCATTATCAAAAGATGAATTTACTGTGTAGGCATTTGCATTTACAACAATTAAATCTGCTTGCTCTTTTTGACAAGAGGTAATTAAAAGTATAAAAATAAAAAGTGGGTATAAATTTTTCATTTGATATAAATTAAGCGTTGATATATATTAAATAAGCACCATAAATCAGAACAAATTGAAATGGTATCCTTACAATTGCTATAGTTTTTGAGCCAATAGCTGGTCTTTTTTTAGTGACATCCCAAATATGTATGGGTAATAAAAAAATCAATAAAAAGATAATTCCTAAAGCTGCAAATTTTTGGGTTTGAGGAAAAAACACACCTAAACCTAACACCAGTTCAATAAGCCCAAAAATATAATTTACTAGTTTTTTTGGAAAGATATCAGGTATAAAATGTTTAAATATATTTGGTTTAATAATATGCATGATTCCTGCATATGAGAAAAATCCACCAAAAATTATTTTCAATACAATGATTACTATATCCATCAGATTATAATTTTACAGGTGTATCTCCATAGAGATATTTGTCCATTAAATAAACAATACTAGCCATAGATGCACTACCTAATTCTAACTCTCTTTTATTTACTTTATCAAAAGTATCTCTGCTAGTATGATGATAATCGAAATAACGTTGTGAGTCTGGTCTGTAACCTACTAAGGTTACATTTTCATCTTTTAAAGGACTAATATCTGCACCTGAACCTCCTTTTTCTATGTCATGTAAACCATAAGGAGATAATAGTTTTTTCCAGCTTTGTAAAAGAGTTGTGTTTGCAGAATTTGCATCTATAGAGAAACCTCTTGGTGTATGACCACCTGAATCTGATTCTAAGCCACCTATATGATTTTCTTTGTTTAGCGTAGCTAATTCAGCATATTTTTTAGCTCCTCTTGTGCCATTTTCCTCGTTCATAAAAAACACGATTCGAATTGTGTTTTTAGGTTTTATGTTGTTTTTTTTAAATAGATAAGCTACTTCTAATGATTGTACAACTCCTGTACCATCATCATGTGCACCTTCTCCTAAATCCCAAGAATCTAAATGCCCACCAACTACAAATATGTTTTCTGGTGTTTCACTACCTCTAATTTCGCCAACTACATTAAAAGAGGGTGCATCTGGAAGTGTTTCGCAGTTTTGCTTGAAATAGAATTTTAAATTAGGATTTGAAATTAAATCTTTGCTCAAATTTTCTGCAGCAAGAGAGCTTATTGCAGCTGCAGGTATGTGTTGTTCTGCAGGTAAATCTCCATAACTCATAGTTCCTGTATGAGGAAAATCGTCTATTGAGTTGGTCATAGATCTTACAATTACACCTTTTGCTCCAAATTTACCACAAATTGCAGCTCCTCTAACTCTTTGATCTACACAACCACCATAAGCTTTAAATGTGTGTATTAAGGTGTTGTCAAAAGGTCTATTAAAGAAGACTATTTTATCTTTCATTTTATCTCCTAAAGCTTCTGCTTCCTCTAAACTTTTAACTTCTATAACTTCTGCCAAAACTCCAGAATTAGGTGTTGCTACAGAAAAGCCTAAGGCACAAATAGCTACGTTTTTTTGAACACCATTTGTTGTGTAGGTAGCAATTTCTTTTTCACCTCTAACCCAATGAGGAACCATAACAGGTTGCAGCCAAATTGAATCTAATCCTACTTCATTCATTACTTTTTCTCCCCATTCAACAGCCATTTGGGCTTCTGGAGAACCAGATAATCTACCACCAACATTTTGCGTTAAATCTCTTAACCATTCATAAGATTTACCATTGGTTAAAGCAGTGTTAAAAAAGGTCTTAATATTGGTTGAATCTGATTTTTCTTCAGCAGTTAATTGATTGTCATCTATGGGTTTTTCTTGTTTTTCATTACAAGAAATCATTAAAAGTGAAAGAGAAAGAAAGAAAAGAATTTTTTTCATTTTGTAGTTTTTTTATTCAGTTTATAAAACTACGAAAATCAAGAGAGATTATAAGAACAATTTAGAAGGATTTAAACTTGCTCTAATAGTTTAACAGACTCTTTATAAATGTATTTATATTTCTTCTTGTTAGTTTCAATCATATTATCGATTTCAGAAATAATTACATCTAGCGTATTTTTTGCATCATCTTTGTTTTCCTGTCTGACCAAAAAGCGAGCGAATTCAAGTCTTTCAGGATAGTTGGAGTACCTAATATTGGTTTTTTTAAACTCAATTTCGGCTTTATCATTAAAACCACATTTTTCTAAAGAAATAGCATAAATACAAATGGTGCCTTTAAAGAATTTGTCTAAATCTATTTGATCTGCACATTCAACAACTTTTTTATAGTTCTTAAGTTCAAAATAGCACTTTGCCAATTTGTTTAGAGTGTGTTTGTCTTGATGCACGTTAGATTCTAATGCTTTTTCGTAAAATAGAATGGCTTCTGGGTAGTTTTTATTCTCTCTATAGGCGTCTGCCAAATTAGATTTATTTTGAAAAGAATCTGCAAATTTTAGCTTTTCTTTGAGATCTTTTATCTTTTTGCCTGGGTTTAAAGAGTTTCTAATTTTATCATTAGCATTCGAAATATTTCTGCTACTTACAATTTCTAGAAAAAAGTAAACTAGAGCTCCAATTACAGGTACAAAAAAAACGATGAAATACCAGTAGTAATCATTTCTGCTTTTATAAATATGAAAGATACAAAACGCTTGGAAAGCGATTAATAGGTAATAAATCATAGAGGCACAAATATAATTAAAAACTTAGGGGATACTCTTGGCTTTTTAGATAAGTTGTGCTTTTTGTCTGTTAATTGATAATTTACTAGAAATCAAACTTATATGTAAGGCCTCCTAAAACTTGAAAACCTTGTACATTAAAGTTGGTAAACCTTTGATAATTGTTATTTAAAACGTTGTTTAGTTTTACGAAAGCAGAGAATTTATCTGAGAAGTGATACCCACCATTTAAATTCACATCTACAAAAGAATCTAGCGTTTGCGAACCACTTATGTTAAAAGATGAGCCTGAATAAAGGACATCTTTACGTTCACCTACAAAAAATATGTTTGCATGTGTGTACCATTTGTTGGTTTTGTATTTTGCATTGAAAGAGGCTTGTAGATTAGGTAGATTCCATGCTTCAGCTTCTGTTGTTGATTCAAAATTATCAAACTGAAAACTAGAAGAAAGCGTTAATTGTTTATTTACATCGTATTCTAATTCAGTAGCCAAAGAAATCGTTCTTACATCATCATAAACTACAGAGAATGAGTTGCCATATTCGTAACCTTTAAAGAGAACTCCATTGTTACCATTATTTGCTCCATTAGATTTTGAGTAGTTTTTTATAAACAAGGCTTTGTCTTCTTCTTCTTTAACAGTTGCAGATAAATTATAACTTATACTTTTATTAATAACTCCATTTAAACCTAAAAAGGCATTGTATTTTTCATTGGTTTGGGTAATGAATTGAGTTGGACTTATAAACGGATTCTGGTCAGATAATTCTTTGTAAGTATTAGTATTTAAATTTCCAAAAACACCTGCGTAAATGGTAAGATTATCTTTTATAATCGGTTTTTGAATTTGTATGTCTGGATACACTAAAAAGTGATTCACTTCATTTTCTGTGTCAAAAGCAGCAAAGAATTTAAAGCCTAGTTTTAATGCAAAGTCACCAAAGGTAGCTTTGTATTCAGGATTTATTTTGGCAGTGAATAGTGAATAATCTATGGTGTTTGAATTGGTAAATTCACTTGTAAAAGTACCTCCTAGATATTCTAAACCTGTTTTTACTTGTAAATTTTTTAAACTAGGATTCAGAAAATCTATAGGTAAATCAAAATTAGTGTTGAAATTGAATAAATACTCAGAGCTGCTATAATCATCAGCAAAATAAGCTAAAGAAAGCTGACTACTAGTGATATAAGCGTCTATAAAATCAAGGTCACCTACCAAATTGAAGTAATTATAGGTTTGACTTTCATCTATATTATTAGTTGCTGTTTCAGTAAGTGCAGTTTCATCAATTCCATACCAATTGTAGGTATTTCTTTCTCCATTTAAAGTGATGGTCCAATCAAAATAGCGTTCTTCTTTCTTGTAGAATATAGATGCATTTAAATTACTAAAATCGCTATTTAGTTTTGTGTTCTGGATATTATCTAATGAGCCTGTATATTTGGCAGATAATCCAAATTCACTTTGAAAACGTGTGTAATTATGTAGGTACGTTTCTACATAAGGCGAATTAAAGTTTCCATAACCTAAAGCTAAAAAGTTGTTGTAAATGCGTTCTTTTACGCCAACATCTATACTTTTTGCAACACCACTTTTTGGAATAAAAGTAGAAGCAACTGGAGCTGAAAAAATAGTGTAAGAAAGTTTTTTCTTTTTACTTTTTGATGAAAGCTCTATAGTTGGGTTTTGCTTTATTTTATTAGCGTCTGCAATTTTAGGATTGTATTTTGTAACTACTTCTACAACCTCTGTTTTTACAGTATCTATTTTACTGTTTTTTTTAACTGGTTTTTTACTTTGAGCATAAGAACTAAATACTCCTAAAACCAATACAAATATGAATAAACACTTTTTCATTATTATTTATTTTTAGGAGTTACTGAATTGTTTGTTTTAGCTTCACTTTCCTTAATGGTCTTCAATTCTTGCTTAGCTTCAGTTACAATATCTTCAAATTGACCAAAATTTTTAATAATATTTTCTAGAATAAAAGTGGCTTGGTAAGCATCTTCTAAACTATAATAATTCTTAGCCATAATAATGTAGCTTTTTACACCCCAATATTTGTAATTGCTATAATTAGCAATAAGTTCTTGAACAATTTTTGTTGAATTTTCATATTGTTTTTCAGCATTTAAGAAGTATGCTTTATAGTATAATGTTTCTGCCTTTAATTCACCATCAGCAGTTTGTTCTATAGTGTTAAAATACTCTTTTGCAGTTTCAAAATCTTCTGTTTTAAACGCAGTTCTTGCAATAATAGTTTTAGCATCTAAAATTACTTCATTATCTAATTTATCTTTAGATAAAACTTTTTTTGCATAATCTAAAGCTGCTTCGTTTTTGTTTGAGGTTGCATAACCTTTCATTAAATTACTTTGCGCAAATAAAATATTATCAGAACTATAGGCTTCTTGTTCTAAACGTAATAAATACGGTTCAGCATCATTAAAATTATTTTCTTGTAAATAGATTTGAGAGAGTTTTGCTAAAGCATCTTCACTAAATTCGGTTTGTCCAGCATCTAAAACTGTTTTGTATTTATCTATAGATTGATTGTATAATTCTTCTTTAAATAATATATCTGCTAAATAATAATTCGCTTTTAAACTATTTTTTCCAGTTGGAAAGTTTCTTAAGTATTTTTTTAAACTAAGAATACTACCATCATTTTTGCCTTCAAAATACTTGCGCTCTGCAATTGCAAAGGTTGAGTTTTCTAATTCAGAATCTGAGACTTCAACAAAATTTAATGTCTTAGTCCAAGCTACATATTCATTCAGTTTATCTTCATCTACATAAATATTTTTGGCATTTCTAACTGCTTCTAAAGCATCAGAAGAATTAGGATATTCTTTTGCTACCCTTTTAAAGTTTTTTAGTGCTAATGAGTTTTTATTTTGATTATAATACAACAGTCCTTCACGCACTAAAGCTCTAGGAATAAATATACTTTTAGGATGTTTTTCTAATAACCTCTTGTAAGCTTGATGCGCCTTTTCATTACTATTAAGCTTGGTGTAAGTGCTTGCCAATTGAAATAATGCATCATCTTTTAAAGAAGAAATTTGATAGTTGTTAATCACCTTTGTTAAGGCATCAACTTTAGATTCGTTGGCATCTTGAAAGCCATAACTCATTCCTATTTGATACATAGCATAATCTGCATCTAAACCAGAATTATCTATAATAATCTTATAAGCTATAATAGCTTTTCCATAATTTCTAATGGCAAAATAACTATCTCCTAAACGTAAATAAGTATCATCAATAATGGTTTTATCGATATTATTTTTAGCCGAAAATTGATTAAAAGTTAAAGCAGCTTTATCATAATCTTTTAACTTAAAATGACAATAAGCAATATTGTATTCCAATAAAGGAAACTCAGCATTATTTGAACTTCTAAGATTGTTATTTAAGTTGATAAATTTAGAAAGTGCCTCTTCATAATTTTCTAAACGATATAAAGTTTCTGCTTCCCAATAACTAGCTTTTTTACTTATCTCATCAGTTTTAGATTTTTTTGCAGTTGTAAAATAACTTAATGCTTCCGCTGTTTTTTTCTCATTAAACAACTGAATTCCTCTGTATAGAGATACCTCTAAACTCAGGCTTATATTTTCGTTAGTTTTTTTCTTTTTTAAATAGTCTAAAGCACCTTGGTAATTATTTTGATGAATAAAAGATGATACAACCAATTCATTGATTTCTGTATACGATTTAGAGTTAGGATACGCTTTTAAATAATTCTGTAAAACATCAGAGACATTCTCAAATGGATTACCTTCTTCATAACTAAGCTTTGCATAATTTAAAGCTGCATCTTCTTTAATGCTTAAATTGTAGCTCATTTCACTTGCAGTTTTAAATGCATTAAGAGCTTCATTTTTCTTTTCTAAATTTAAGTAACATTCAGCCAAATGATAGTAAGCATTTTGTGCTACTGCATTCTGTTGAGCTATAATTTTATTAAAGTAACTAACAGCATTTATAAAATCGTTTTGTTTGTAGAAAGCATAACCTAATTGATAATAATCAGTATTATTCCATTTACCACTTTTACCTTTATAAGCCTTTAAATAAGGTATAGCATCTTCGTATTTATTTAGGTTAAAATAACTCTCACCAATAATTTTTGAAATCTCTGAAGCCTCTTTTCTTTTAGCTGTTTTTAAAAGTTCTTTACCCACTTTTATACATCTTTCAAAACTACCAGACTTAAAACTAATATCTAATAGATAGTAAGAAATCTCTGCTTTGTAAGAATCATTATCTGCAATTTCTTTTAAGGTAGATTCTGCAATACCATAATCTTCTAGTTTGTAAGAAATATATCCATAGTAATATCTAGAATCATTACCATATTTGGCATCATTAATTAGAGGTAAAAACTTGTCTTTGGCTAAATCTAAACGCTTAGCAACTAGCAAACCATACCCCATTTTAAAGTTGATTTCTTTTTGGTTTTCTTTAGATAACCCTTCTAAATTTACTTTTTGATACCATTTTAATGCATGAGCTGCTTTTTTGTTGGCAAAATAGTAGTTACCTACATTAAAGAAAGCTTTGTTTTTTTTATTACTTGCAGGATATTTTTCTACAAAAGCCAATACTTTTTTATCTGCATCTGTTTGATTTAGTTTAATGCCACACATTGCATTATAGTAACTGGCATCAGCCATTAAATTACTTTTCGGTGATGCACTATTTTCTACAATTGCAAATGTCTTTTGAGCTGCAGCATAAGCCTTATTGTTATATAACTTTAGTGCATTATTAAAATTAGCTTCTGCATTAACGTTAACAATTGATTGCTGTGCAAACACTACAGAAGAAATTGTAAAAAAGAATAGGAATAAAACCTGTTTTGTTACAAAACGATTTTTCATACAAATGTTTTAGTTCTAATTTTACTAACGAAGTTTTCTATAAATTGTTGGACTATTCATGAAAAAAATCGTCAAAAAAATAAATCAAAAGTAAGAATACTTGTAAAATCTTGTGCTAAAATCAATAGAAACTTATAAGTTTGTATAAACTACTATTTTATGGAAAAACCAGTTTTACATTTAGAAAATGCCGATATTTATCAAAGAGATAATTTAGTACTGTCTAAAGTAAATTTAACCATCAATAAAGGTGATTTTTATTATTTAATTGGTAAAACAGGGAGTGGTAAGAGTAGTTTAATGAAAACGCTTTATGGCGATTTAAAATTGCAAAGAGGCACAGGAACTATTGTAGATTTTGATTTAAAGAAATTAAAAGAAAAAGAAATTCCGTTTTTAAGAAGAAAAATTGGTATTGTCTTTCAAGATTTTAAACTTTTAAGTGATAGAACCGTTTTTGAAAACTTAGAGTTTGTTTTAAAAGCTACTGGCTGGAAAAATAAAGAGGAAATGAAAGCTAAAATCAACCAAGTTTTAGAAAAGGTGGGTATGCAATCTCAGTACTACAAAAAAACCTTCGAACTTTCTGGAGGAGAACAACAAAGAGTGGCTATTGCAAGAGCTCTTTTAAATGATCCAGAATTAATTTTAGCAGATGAACCTACAGGTAATTTAGATCCAAAAACTTCGTTAGAGGTAATGGATTTATTGAATAAGATTCATAAAAGTGGAAAAACCATTTTAATGGCCACTCATGATTATCAGCTAATCGTAAAGTTTAAACATAATACATTAAAGGTAGAGGCAGGAGAACTTTTTGAAGTTGCCCAACAAACTACAGTTTAGTAAAAATAAATTTTTGAGTAAAAAGAAAATTTTTGTTGCAGTTACTAACGATATTTCTACAGATTATCGAGTGCACAAAATTTGCAATTATTTAATCTCTAAAAATTATGATGTTACTGTTTACGGTAGAGTTTTGCCAAATACTATTCAAGTTGATAGAGCTTATAAAATTGTAAGAAAGAAACACTTTTTTAATCATAATTTTCTTTTTTATGCCGAATTTAATATAAGATTGTTCTTCACTTTACTTTTTACAAAAACCAATATTATTCTTGCTAATGATTTAGATACTTTACCTGCTTGTTTTTGTGCATGTCGTTTAAAAAATGTAGAATTAGTTTATGACAGTCATGAACTTTTTTCTGAAGGTCCAGAACTGCAAGGAAGAACTTTTGTGCAAAGTTTTTGGAGAAAATTGGAAGACTATTTCCTGCCAAGAATTAAGAAATCTTATACTGTAAGCGAATCTATTGTAGATTTTTATAATGATAAGTATCGAAATCAAATGGGTTTAATTAGAAACATTCCCTTAAAAAATGATATTGCAGATGTTATAGAAGTTTCATTTCCCTCACAAAATAAAACCATTTTATATCAGGGAGTATTAAATCCAGGAAGAGGTTTAAAACCTATGATTAAGGCCTTACATTATGTAGAGGATTTAGATTTAATTATTATTGGTTATGGTAAAGTAGAAGAGGAGCTTAAACAGTTTGTAAACGAAGAAAATATGCAAAGTAGAGTGCATTTTTTAGGCAGAGTAGCAAGAGAAAAATTATTCAATTATACCCAGAAAGCAACCTTGGGTATGGTTTTAGAAGAACCTTTGGGTTTAAGTTTTACATATGCTCTACCTAACAAATTATTCGATTATATTCATGCAGAAATACCTATAATTGCAGGTAAGCTTCCTGAAGTAGAAAGAATAATAAACGAATATAATGTAGGTGTTTTAGTTGATGATTATCAACCAGAAACCATAGCAAAAACTATAAAAGAACTATTGAACAACAAACAAATGTTAGCCCAAATAAAAACAAATCAACAGAAAGCAAAAGAAATTCTTTGCTGGGAAAAAGAGCAGCAAAAGTTAGATCAATATTTTTAAACCTTTACATGATCACTCCAAAAATTTCCATAATAATTCCTGTTTTTAATAATCTTTCTGGATTAATAAAAACTGTAGAAAGTATTCAAAACCAAATCTTTAAAAACTTTGAAGTTTGGATTATGGATGGTGGTTCATCATTAGAAACTCAGAATTATTTAAGTAATTTAGAAAAACCATTCTACTATCAATCTAGAGTAGATAATGGTATTTATGATGCTATGAATAAAGGAGTAGCTTTAGCCAAAGGTGAGTGGTTGTATTTTTTAGGCTCAGGAGATATTTTTTTTGATGACACTGTTTTATCTTCAATTTTTGATATTAAAGAACCTATTTCTGAACATATAATTGCTGGTAAAGTGGTTTATGAAGGAGCAACAAGTGCGTTTGTTTATAATGCCAAGAAAAAGGTAAAAGAAGCAGATTGGTCTAGATTTATGTGGATCAGAAATGGCTTGCATCATCAAAGTTCGTTCTATAAAAAAGAACTGTTTGACTCTTTAATTTATCAATTAAAATATCCTGTATTGGCTGATTATTGGTTAAATTTATATTTATATAAAATGGGTTTTACATGTAAAATTATAAATAGCGTTGTTGCTAAGTGTAATTCAGATGGAGTTTCAAAATCAGGAGATTGGTCAATTTATCAGGAAGAAATACAATTAAAAACAGATTTAAGTTCTCTTGCTTTTAAACCCTTTTATTATACAATCGCAAAAATTAAATACCTTTTCCGTAAAAGATTAAATGAGTAATAGAACAGAAATAGCCACTCTAATTGTAGAAAGATTAGAAACCGAAAAAACTCGGTTAATAGCTGATTATGCAAAAACAAAAAATACAATTGGTTTTTTTTATATTGATGATCTTTTACCAAAGGATTTAGCTCAAAAGATTTACAAAAATTTCCCTGATTTATCACTAACCAAAGAGCGTAAAAGCATTAGAGAGCACAAATATGTAGCTTTTCAAATGAATAAATATGCATCTATTTTAGAAGAAGTTATATACGCATTTCAAGATAGTAGAGTAGTTGCTAAAATTTCAGAGATCTGTACTATTGATAATATTCTACCTGATGAAAAATTGTATGCAGGTGGTTTATCTTTAATGGCTAAAGGCAATCATTTAAGTCCGCATTTAGATAACTCTCATGATAAAGACAGGCAACTTTGGCGTGTTTTAAATTTACTGTATTACGTAACTCCAAATTGGGAATTACAAAATGGAGGGAATTTAGAATTATGGCCTAAAGGATTAAAAAGTAAACCTATTACTATAGAAAGTAAATTTAACAGATTGGTAATTATGGCAACCCATCAAAAATCTTGGCATTCTGTAAACAAGGTTTTGCTAGATGAGGTAAGGTGTTGTGTTTCTAATTATTATTTTTCTAAAAAACCGTTGTTAAAAGACGAT belongs to Polaribacter dokdonensis and includes:
- a CDS encoding M20/M25/M40 family metallo-hydrolase — protein: MKKILFFLSLSLLMISCNEKQEKPIDDNQLTAEEKSDSTNIKTFFNTALTNGKSYEWLRDLTQNVGGRLSGSPEAQMAVEWGEKVMNEVGLDSIWLQPVMVPHWVRGEKEIATYTTNGVQKNVAICALGFSVATPNSGVLAEVIEVKSLEEAEALGDKMKDKIVFFNRPFDNTLIHTFKAYGGCVDQRVRGAAICGKFGAKGVIVRSMTNSIDDFPHTGTMSYGDLPAEQHIPAAAISSLAAENLSKDLISNPNLKFYFKQNCETLPDAPSFNVVGEIRGSETPENIFVVGGHLDSWDLGEGAHDDGTGVVQSLEVAYLFKKNNIKPKNTIRIVFFMNEENGTRGAKKYAELATLNKENHIGGLESDSGGHTPRGFSIDANSANTTLLQSWKKLLSPYGLHDIEKGGSGADISPLKDENVTLVGYRPDSQRYFDYHHTSRDTFDKVNKRELELGSASMASIVYLMDKYLYGDTPVKL
- a CDS encoding tetratricopeptide repeat protein — translated: MKNRFVTKQVLFLFFFTISSVVFAQQSIVNVNAEANFNNALKLYNNKAYAAAQKTFAIVENSASPKSNLMADASYYNAMCGIKLNQTDADKKVLAFVEKYPASNKKNKAFFNVGNYYFANKKAAHALKWYQKVNLEGLSKENQKEINFKMGYGLLVAKRLDLAKDKFLPLINDAKYGNDSRYYYGYISYKLEDYGIAESTLKEIADNDSYKAEISYYLLDISFKSGSFERCIKVGKELLKTAKRKEASEISKIIGESYFNLNKYEDAIPYLKAYKGKSGKWNNTDYYQLGYAFYKQNDFINAVSYFNKIIAQQNAVAQNAYYHLAECYLNLEKKNEALNAFKTASEMSYNLSIKEDAALNYAKLSYEEGNPFENVSDVLQNYLKAYPNSKSYTEINELVVSSFIHQNNYQGALDYLKKKKTNENISLSLEVSLYRGIQLFNEKKTAEALSYFTTAKKSKTDEISKKASYWEAETLYRLENYEEALSKFINLNNNLRSSNNAEFPLLEYNIAYCHFKLKDYDKAALTFNQFSAKNNIDKTIIDDTYLRLGDSYFAIRNYGKAIIAYKIIIDNSGLDADYAMYQIGMSYGFQDANESKVDALTKVINNYQISSLKDDALFQLASTYTKLNSNEKAHQAYKRLLEKHPKSIFIPRALVREGLLYYNQNKNSLALKNFKRVAKEYPNSSDALEAVRNAKNIYVDEDKLNEYVAWTKTLNFVEVSDSELENSTFAIAERKYFEGKNDGSILSLKKYLRNFPTGKNSLKANYYLADILFKEELYNQSIDKYKTVLDAGQTEFSEDALAKLSQIYLQENNFNDAEPYLLRLEQEAYSSDNILFAQSNLMKGYATSNKNEAALDYAKKVLSKDKLDNEVILDAKTIIARTAFKTEDFETAKEYFNTIEQTADGELKAETLYYKAYFLNAEKQYENSTKIVQELIANYSNYKYWGVKSYIIMAKNYYSLEDAYQATFILENIIKNFGQFEDIVTEAKQELKTIKESEAKTNNSVTPKNK
- a CDS encoding glycosyltransferase, with product MSKKKIFVAVTNDISTDYRVHKICNYLISKNYDVTVYGRVLPNTIQVDRAYKIVRKKHFFNHNFLFYAEFNIRLFFTLLFTKTNIILANDLDTLPACFCACRLKNVELVYDSHELFSEGPELQGRTFVQSFWRKLEDYFLPRIKKSYTVSESIVDFYNDKYRNQMGLIRNIPLKNDIADVIEVSFPSQNKTILYQGVLNPGRGLKPMIKALHYVEDLDLIIIGYGKVEEELKQFVNEENMQSRVHFLGRVAREKLFNYTQKATLGMVLEEPLGLSFTYALPNKLFDYIHAEIPIIAGKLPEVERIINEYNVGVLVDDYQPETIAKTIKELLNNKQMLAQIKTNQQKAKEILCWEKEQQKLDQYF
- a CDS encoding tetratricopeptide repeat protein, with product MIYYLLIAFQAFCIFHIYKSRNDYYWYFIVFFVPVIGALVYFFLEIVSSRNISNANDKIRNSLNPGKKIKDLKEKLKFADSFQNKSNLADAYRENKNYPEAILFYEKALESNVHQDKHTLNKLAKCYFELKNYKKVVECADQIDLDKFFKGTICIYAISLEKCGFNDKAEIEFKKTNIRYSNYPERLEFARFLVRQENKDDAKNTLDVIISEIDNMIETNKKKYKYIYKESVKLLEQV
- a CDS encoding amidohydrolase, with the translated sequence MKNLYPLFIFILLITSCQKEQADLIVVNANAYTVNSSFDNEEAFAIKDGKFIAVGTTSEIEDKYQSDNIIDAKNQTIVPGLIDAHCHFYRMGLQQQKVDLEGTTSYDDVLQKLVAFQKEKNTTYITGRGWDQNDWEIKEFPTKEKLDELFPTTPVAVTRVDGHALLVNQAALDLTEITNETEVSGGEIIKKDGKITGVLIDAAMDFIKLPSVSKEVAIKGLLDAQDICFSYGLTTVDDAGLDRNTIELIDELQNSKKLKMRIYAMISGDKQEQIDYYLNKGTYKTDYLNVRSFKVYGDGALGSRGAAMRKSYSDRDNHYGALIYSPERYQEIARQIAASEFQMNTHAIGDSANTWLVKTYKDVLKNKKNRRWRIEHAQIISPEDFKNFDNILPSVQPTHATSDMYWAADRVGKERMEGAYAFKDLLNNYGKVALGTDFPVEKVNPFYTFYASVARKDLNNYPENGFQMENALSREETLKGMTLWAAYSNFEEDEKGSIEVGKFADFVILNQDIMAVEESKLPSTKAITTYLNGEKVYQAE
- a CDS encoding DoxX family protein; protein product: MDIVIIVLKIIFGGFFSYAGIMHIIKPNIFKHFIPDIFPKKLVNYIFGLIELVLGLGVFFPQTQKFAALGIIFLLIFLLPIHIWDVTKKRPAIGSKTIAIVRIPFQFVLIYGAYLIYINA
- a CDS encoding cell division ATP-binding protein FtsE, coding for MEKPVLHLENADIYQRDNLVLSKVNLTINKGDFYYLIGKTGSGKSSLMKTLYGDLKLQRGTGTIVDFDLKKLKEKEIPFLRRKIGIVFQDFKLLSDRTVFENLEFVLKATGWKNKEEMKAKINQVLEKVGMQSQYYKKTFELSGGEQQRVAIARALLNDPELILADEPTGNLDPKTSLEVMDLLNKIHKSGKTILMATHDYQLIVKFKHNTLKVEAGELFEVAQQTTV
- a CDS encoding glycosyltransferase, with protein sequence MITPKISIIIPVFNNLSGLIKTVESIQNQIFKNFEVWIMDGGSSLETQNYLSNLEKPFYYQSRVDNGIYDAMNKGVALAKGEWLYFLGSGDIFFDDTVLSSIFDIKEPISEHIIAGKVVYEGATSAFVYNAKKKVKEADWSRFMWIRNGLHHQSSFYKKELFDSLIYQLKYPVLADYWLNLYLYKMGFTCKIINSVVAKCNSDGVSKSGDWSIYQEEIQLKTDLSSLAFKPFYYTIAKIKYLFRKRLNE